The following are encoded in a window of Acropora muricata isolate sample 2 chromosome 6, ASM3666990v1, whole genome shotgun sequence genomic DNA:
- the LOC136920916 gene encoding galanin receptor type 1-like — MNNFLNFTGAPNSSFTTSEKSGWEPNYVSITHYTVTATICVIGILGNILVIIVTSTKRSSRTAVHKYIFNLAVADIGVLAICYPLIFVKAADPFNWPLGKVVCKVVYPFSDIFYSASIGSIVAIAMDRHTAIVRGMTAHRSLSVAKWVILGVWLSSFIAVVTPLYFVMEYIEKNGTINCTPMWPSRLAVNSYLVSHTILLYILPLSLILWAYRQIASQIRASKMLHSRITGMCGTREANMMKRTDAANTKALKILVPVVVAFAVTMFPFHAFRMASLFVTAGRWIYLRIGYNICIVLLLSNSAVNPIIYSLVSREFRQRFKDAFRFKLCRLFRVPSRRNLPAPAGKQICNSVSGLELTACRQFYFSAENLCSRPQHLIP, encoded by the coding sequence ATGAACAACTTCCTAAATTTCACTGGTGCTCCCAATTCCTCGTTCACCACGTCGGAAAAGTCCGGTTGggaaccaaattatgtttcaaTAACACACTACACCGTCACCGCCACCATCTGCGTCATTGGAATTCTGGGTAACATTCTCGTCATAATAGTCACGAGTACCAAACGCTCCAGCAGGACTGCTGTGCACAAGTACATTTTTAACCTGGCCGTCGCGGATATCGGAGTGTTGGCGATCTGCTACCCCTTGATTTTTGTAAAAGCCGCTGACCCTTTTAACTGGCCCTTGGGAAAGGTGGTATGCAAGGTAGTTTACCCGTTCTCGGACATTTTCTATAGCGCTTCCATTGGCTCAATCGTTGCCATAGCGATGGACAGGCACACTGCGATTGTGCGCGGGATGACCGCCCACCGCTCTCTTTCTGTGGCTAAGTGGGTTATTTTGGGCGTGTGGCTTTCTAGTTTCATAGCAGTGGTCACCCCGTTATACTTCGTCATGGAGTACATCGAAAAAAATGGTACAATAAATTGCACTCCAATGTGGCCGAGTAGATTGGCTGTAAATTCCTACCTCGTATCACACACTATTCTCTTGTACATACTTCCGCTGAGCTTGATACTGTGGGCTTACAGGCAAATCGCTAGTCAGATTCGTGCCAGCAAAATGCTTCATTCACGAATCACGGGAATGTGCGGCACTCGCGAAGCTAACATGATGAAAAGAACTGACGCCGCAAACACGAAAGCGTTGAAGATTCTTGTGCCAGTGGTCGTAGCGTTCGCTGTCACGATGTTCCCCTTCCACGCGTTCAGGATGGCCTCCCTGTTCGTCACAGCGGGCAGATGGATATATCTTCGGATCGGCTACAACATTTGCATTGTACTTTTGTTGTCCAATAGCGCCGTCAATCCGATTATTTACTCACTTGTGAGCCGAGAATTCCGACAGCGCTTCAAGGATGCTTTTAGGTTCAAATTATGTCGTTTGTTTCGGGTGCCTTCAAGACGAAACTTACCGGCCCCGGCAGGGAAACAGATATGTAACAGTGTCAGCGGTTTGGAACTCACTGCTTGCAGACAGTTTTACTTTTCTGCTGAGAACTTGTGTTCCCGACCACAGCACCTGATTCCTTAG